In the Oncorhynchus gorbuscha isolate QuinsamMale2020 ecotype Even-year linkage group LG05, OgorEven_v1.0, whole genome shotgun sequence genome, one interval contains:
- the LOC124036667 gene encoding sorting nexin-18-like, with translation MALKARALYDFNSENPGEISVKENEIVTLYSEQDIEGWLEGSNSKGERGLFPASYVEILKNDTASTFNNNSTTGSRYANIPTGGFGDASSYNIQNHTDNLSKTSVTSPGLTALSPPAPAQQQPIYQASQGSDEDWDDDWDDSSTVADEPGVVGVNYQRDFDGNGPSTYRMSTSMSKGSNVQQAKSSATVSRNLNRFSTFVKSGGEAFVLGEAAGFVKDGDKICVVTGQYGPEWQENPYPFACTIDDPTKQTKFKGMKSYIAYKLTPTHTQTQVNRRYKHFDWLYARLVEKFPVISVPHIPEKQAAGRFEEDFISKRRKGLIWWMNHMTSHPVLSKCDVFQHFLTCNSTDEKSWKQGKRKAEKDEMVGANFFLTISTPSGPPLDLVEVESKIDGFKAFTKKMDDSVVQVNATTNEFARKQITGFKKEYQKVGQAFKVLGQAFELDQQAYSVGLNQAIAYTGEAYDAIGDYFAEQPRHDVDPLMDLLQLYQGHLANYPDIIHVQKGALTKVKESQKHVEEGKMDAPQADGVNERCNIISFATLAEIQHFHQVRVRDFKAQMQQYLTEQIGFFQKITGKLEEALQKYDNA, from the exons ATGGCGCTCAAGGCGAGGGCTTTATACGACTTCAATTCCGAAAACCCCGGGGAGATATCAGTGAAAGAAAATGAAATAGTGACTCTGTACAGCGAACAGGATATTGAAGGCTGGCTAGAAGGATCCAACAGCAAAGGCGAGAGAGGTCTCTTCCCCGCGTCCTACGTCGAGATCCTGAAGAACGACACCGCGTCCACGTTTAACAACAACAGCACAACTGGATCCCGGTACGCCAATATTCCAACCGGAGGATTCGGGGATGCCTCCTCTTATAACATCCAGAATCATACTGACAACTTGTCCAAAACATCAGTAACATCGCCCGGGCTTACAGCGTTGTCACCACCTGCCCCAGCACAGCAGCAACCCATTTATCAAGCCAGCCAGGGCAGCGACGAAGACTGGGATGATGACTGGGATGACAGCTCGACAGTGGCGGATGAACCTGGGGTTGTTGGGGTTAATTACCAAAGGGACTTTGATGGCAACGGACCGTCTACATACAGAATGTCAACATCAATGTCTAAAGGTAGCAACGTTCAACAAGCCAAGAGCTCTGCTACGGTCAGTAGAAACCTCAATAGGTTTTCAACATTTGTGAAATCAGGAGGGGAAGCGTTCGTGTTAGGTGAGGCAGCTGGGTTTGTGAAAGATGGGGATAAGATCTGTGTTGTAACGGGACAATACGGTCCAGAATGGCAGGAAAACCCATACCCCTTCGCCTGTACCATAGACGACCCCACCAAGCAGACCAAGTTCAAAGGGATGAAGAGTTACATTGCCTACAAGCTGAcgcccacccacacacagacccagGTCAACAGAAGGTATAAACACTTTGACTGGCTCTATGCCAGGCTGGTGGAGAAGTTCCCTGTCATCTCGGTGCCCCACATCCCAGAGAAACAGGCCGCGGGGCGGTTTGAGGAGGACTTCATCTCTAAAAGGAGGAAAGGGTTGATATGGTGGATGAATCACATGACCAGCCACCCGGTCCTGTCCAAGTGTGATGTCTTTCAGCACTTCCTCACCTGCAACAG CACAGACGAGAAGTCATGGAAGCAGGGGAAGAGGAAGGCGGAGAAGGACGAGATGGTGGGGGCTAACTTCTTCCTCACTATCTCCACGCCCTCCGGACCCCCCCTGGACCTGGTCGAGGTCGAGTCCAAGATCGACGGCTTCAAAGCTTTCACTAAGAAAATGGACGACAGCGTGGTCCAGGTCAACGCCACCACCAACGAGTTCGCCCGGAAACAGATCACGGGGTTTAAGAAGGAGTACCAGAAAGTGGGCCAGGCGTTTAAAGTCCTGGGGCAGGCGTTTGAGCTGGACCAGCAGGCGTATTCAGTAGGGTTGAACCAGGCCATAGCGTATACAGGAGAAGCATACGATGCTATCGGAGACTACTTTGCAGAGCAGCCGAGACACGATGTGGATCCGTTAATGGATTTGTTACAGCTGTACCAGGGACATCTGGCCAACTACCCTGACATCATCCACGTACAGAAAG gagcaCTTACCAAGGTGAAGGAGTCCCAGAAGCACGTTGAGGAAGGCAAGATGGACGCTCCCCAGGCGGACGGCGTCAACGAGCGCTGTAACATCATCTCCTTCGCCACGCTGGCAGAGATCCAGCACTTCCATCAGGTCCGGGTGAGGGACTTCAAGGCCCAGATGCAGCAGTATCTAACCGAGCAGATCGGCTTCTTCCAGAAGATCACCGGAAAGCTGGAGGAGGCCCTACAGAAGTATGACAACGCTTAG
- the LOC124034966 gene encoding splicing factor 3A subunit 2-like, producing the protein MVSDRGPHFSSQIWKAFCAPYWIIGQPVLWDSIPNPTDPHLQAPHFQPPTPRTPPQASRPTSPAPHPQAPTFRPPGPHLQLPTPRTPPQASRPTSPAPHPQVPTSKTPGPHLQASSPPPPGPHLQAPTSSPPPPGPHPQDPTPGLQAPTSSPPPPGPQASSPHLLAPCPHLQAATPGLQPPTSRPPPLALTPRTPHQASMPPPPAPHPQVPTSRPPPPGPHPQAPTPRTPHQDPRHLAPHLLAPMPPPPGLHLQAATPGPQASSPHLLAPMPPPPGLHLQAATPWPFRPPPPGGGV; encoded by the exons ATGGTCTCCGACCGGGGTCCTCATTTCTCGTCTCAGATCTGGAAGGCGTTCTGCGCCCCTTATTGGATcatcggccagcctgtcctctgggATTCCATCCCCAATCCAACGGA CCCCCATCTTCAGGCCCCCCACTTCCAGCCCCCCACCCCCAGAACCCCACCCCAGGCCTCCAGGCCCACATCTCCAGCCCCCCACCCCCAGGCCCCCACCTTCAGGCCTCCAGGCCCCCACCTCCAGCTCCCCACCCCCAGAACCCCACCCCAGGCCTCCAGGCCCACATCTCCAGCCCCCCACCCCCAGGTCCCCACCTCCAAGACTCCAGGCCCCCACCTCCAGGCCTCCAGTCCCCCACCCCCAGGCCCCCACCTCCAGGCCCCCACCTCCAGCCCCCCACCCCCAGGCCCCCACCCCCAGGACCCCACACCAGGCCTCCAGGCCCCCACCTCCAGCCCCCCACCCCCAGGACCCCAGGCATCTAGCCCCCACCTCCTGGCACCATGCCCCCACCTCCAGGCCGCCACCCCTGGCCTCCAGCCCCCCACCTCCAGGCCGCCACCCCTGGCCCTCACCCCCAGAACCCCACACCAGGCCTCCATGCCCCCACCTCCAGCCCCACACCCCCAGGTCCCCACCTCCAGGCCGCCACCCCCTGGCCCTCACCCCCAGGCCCCCACCCCCAGAACCCCACACCAGGACCCCAGGCATCTAGCCCCCCACCTCCTGGCACCCATGCCCCCACCTCCAGGCCTCCACCTCCAGGCCGCCACCCCTGGCCCCCAGGCGTCTAGCCCCCACCTCCTGGCACCCATGCCCCCACCTCCAGGCCTCCACCTCCAGGCCGCCACCCCCTGGCCCTTCAGGCCGCCACCCCCTGGTGGTGGAGTCTAA